One stretch of Chloroflexia bacterium SDU3-3 DNA includes these proteins:
- a CDS encoding RNA methyltransferase, producing the protein MIASTTNPHVKQIRALAAGRRDRREQRLFVIEGVRLVADALGSQASLELALYAPEQLETTEAGAALLARLRALPRCHEASPQALAAAADTVHPQGVVALVRWPQVRRGQGGLALVLDAIQDPGNAGTLLRSAEACGVDMVLCSRGTVDVYSPKVVRSAMGAHFRLCVEQDLGWGEIAERCAGLALYASDAEATQAYHQADMRQPCALIVSNEAQGLSAEAAAMATGMLSIPMRGGAESLNAGVAGSILLFEALRQRSVE; encoded by the coding sequence ATGATCGCAAGCACAACAAACCCCCACGTGAAGCAGATCCGCGCGCTGGCCGCTGGCCGCCGCGATCGGCGCGAGCAGCGGCTGTTCGTGATCGAGGGCGTGCGGCTGGTGGCCGACGCGCTTGGCTCGCAGGCCAGCCTGGAGCTGGCGCTGTACGCCCCCGAGCAGCTAGAGACGACCGAGGCGGGCGCGGCGCTGCTGGCCCGGCTACGCGCGCTGCCGCGCTGCCACGAGGCCAGCCCGCAGGCGCTGGCCGCCGCCGCCGACACGGTGCACCCGCAGGGCGTGGTGGCGCTGGTGCGCTGGCCGCAGGTGCGGCGCGGCCAGGGCGGGCTGGCGCTGGTGCTGGATGCCATCCAGGATCCTGGCAACGCGGGCACGCTGCTGCGCAGCGCCGAGGCCTGCGGCGTGGACATGGTGCTGTGCTCGCGCGGGACAGTGGATGTGTACAGCCCCAAGGTGGTGCGCTCGGCCATGGGCGCGCACTTCCGGCTGTGCGTGGAGCAGGACCTGGGCTGGGGCGAGATCGCCGAGCGCTGCGCGGGGTTGGCGCTGTACGCATCCGACGCGGAGGCGACACAGGCCTACCACCAGGCCGACATGCGCCAGCCCTGCGCGCTGATCGTGAGCAACGAGGCGCAGGGGCTGAGCGCCGAGGCGGCGGCCATGGCCACGGGCATGCTGAGCATCCCGATGCGCGGCGGGGCCGAGTCGCTGAACGCGGGGGTGGCGGGCAGCATCTTGCTGTTCGAGGCGCTGCGCCAGCGCTCGGTAGAATAA
- the rplT gene encoding 50S ribosomal protein L20 — translation MARVKRGVMVRKRHNKLLKEVKGYRGSRSRRIKVARETLMKALSYAYRDRRNRKRDFRRLWITRINAAARLNGISYSRLMSGLKKANIDIDRKMLADLAVRDPKGFTLVVEQAQRAISA, via the coding sequence ATGGCACGTGTAAAGCGTGGCGTGATGGTGCGCAAGCGCCACAATAAGCTGCTCAAAGAGGTGAAGGGCTACCGCGGTAGCCGCAGCCGCCGCATTAAGGTCGCTCGCGAGACGTTGATGAAGGCGCTCTCGTACGCCTACCGCGACCGCCGCAACCGCAAGCGCGACTTCCGCCGCCTGTGGATCACCCGCATCAACGCGGCTGCGCGCCTCAACGGCATCAGCTACAGCCGCCTGATGAGCGGGCTGAAGAAGGCCAACATCGACATCGACCGCAAGATGCTGGCCGACCTGGCCGTGCGCGACCCGAAGGGCTTCACCCTGGTGGTCGAGCAGGCCCAGCGCGCGATCAGCGCCTAG
- a CDS encoding phenylalanine--tRNA ligase subunit beta — MRVPLSWLKAFVDIDVPVEELAHRLTMAGLEVEGIEYLGLPGGELPWDKDKVLVCNILDVRQHPNADKLVLADVDYGAGQPHTVVTGAPNLQPYKDKGPVGHPLKSVFAKEGAELYDGHAEGKVKVKLKGRPVRGVMSDAMLCSEKELGISDEHEGILFLPEDAPTGAPLADYLGDVVIEIAITPNYARALSILGVAREVAALLGKQVHIPELSAPATGPSIEGRFRVTVEAPTLCPRFTATLIEGIEIKPSPYWMQRRLMLAGMRPISNVVDVTNYLMLEIGQPSHSFDADTIAEQHLIVRPARESERLTTLDGKERTLTPERLLVADPTGPLSIAGVMGGETSEVTASTTRVLLEAASWEPATIRKTARAYALPSEASRRFERGVDWELPVLLQQRATALLQQTAGGTIAQGMIDIYPQPWQQITLDLTPAEVRRIVGIDLSAAEIAALLAPLGFGCAVEADVVRVTVPSSRQDVTILADLCEEVARMYGYDRIPGTLLSDALPKQQNNVSFELEQKARDTMVGCGLDEAMTYSMTSMPSVAAVSPADADPALHMRVSNPNTPDREYMRRSLLPVFLEAVAGNLREQERVLQFEIGRVYLRQEGQVLPAEPRYLAIAMAGPRTPLSWHQRDAGAIDFFDVKGAVETLVERLHIGDQVEFAPLDGDPRLQPGRAAVLRRRAAPRGKAPAEPGAVLGVLGELHPDVRERLGIETRRVAVAELDLEQLIALSAPAKYRPISRYPATIQDLAMVVETATPADAVAQAIRKYAGNTLESLVLFDVYQGPQVGEGKQSLAYRLTFRAQDRTLGDADLAKIRQKIIRGLEHDVKATIRA; from the coding sequence ATGCGCGTACCACTTTCGTGGCTGAAAGCGTTTGTTGATATCGACGTGCCGGTCGAGGAGCTGGCGCACCGGCTGACCATGGCCGGGCTGGAGGTCGAGGGGATCGAGTACCTGGGCCTGCCAGGCGGCGAGCTGCCGTGGGACAAGGACAAAGTGCTGGTGTGCAACATCCTGGATGTGCGGCAGCACCCCAACGCCGACAAGCTGGTGCTGGCCGACGTGGACTACGGCGCAGGCCAGCCGCACACCGTCGTCACCGGCGCGCCCAACCTGCAGCCCTACAAGGATAAAGGGCCAGTCGGCCACCCGCTGAAGTCGGTCTTCGCCAAGGAGGGGGCCGAGCTATACGACGGCCACGCCGAGGGCAAGGTCAAGGTGAAGCTGAAGGGCCGCCCGGTGCGCGGCGTCATGTCGGATGCCATGCTCTGCTCCGAGAAGGAGCTGGGCATCTCCGACGAGCACGAGGGCATCCTGTTCCTGCCTGAGGATGCGCCCACCGGTGCGCCGCTGGCCGACTATCTGGGCGACGTGGTGATCGAGATCGCGATCACGCCGAACTACGCCCGCGCGCTCTCCATCCTGGGCGTGGCCCGCGAGGTCGCGGCGCTGCTGGGCAAGCAGGTGCACATCCCCGAGCTGAGCGCGCCCGCCACCGGCCCTAGCATCGAGGGCCGCTTCCGCGTGACGGTGGAGGCCCCGACGCTCTGCCCGCGCTTCACCGCCACTTTGATCGAGGGCATCGAGATCAAGCCCTCGCCCTACTGGATGCAGCGACGCCTGATGCTGGCCGGGATGCGCCCGATCAGCAACGTGGTGGATGTGACCAACTACCTGATGCTGGAGATCGGCCAGCCCAGCCACTCGTTCGACGCCGACACGATCGCCGAGCAGCACCTGATCGTGCGGCCCGCACGCGAGAGCGAGCGCCTGACCACGCTGGACGGCAAGGAGCGCACGCTCACCCCCGAGCGGCTGCTGGTGGCCGACCCCACCGGCCCGCTGAGCATCGCGGGCGTGATGGGCGGCGAGACCAGCGAGGTGACAGCCAGCACCACCCGCGTGCTGCTGGAGGCGGCCAGCTGGGAGCCGGCCACCATCCGCAAGACCGCGCGCGCCTACGCGCTGCCCTCCGAGGCCTCGCGCCGCTTCGAGCGCGGCGTGGACTGGGAGCTGCCCGTGCTGCTCCAGCAGCGCGCCACCGCCCTGCTCCAGCAGACGGCGGGCGGCACCATTGCCCAGGGCATGATCGACATCTACCCCCAGCCCTGGCAGCAAATAACACTCGACCTGACGCCCGCCGAGGTGCGCCGCATCGTCGGCATCGACCTGAGCGCGGCGGAGATCGCCGCCCTGCTGGCCCCGCTCGGCTTCGGCTGCGCGGTGGAGGCCGACGTGGTGCGCGTGACGGTGCCCAGCTCGCGCCAGGATGTGACCATCCTCGCCGACCTGTGCGAGGAGGTGGCGCGCATGTACGGCTACGACCGCATCCCCGGCACGCTGCTGAGCGATGCGCTGCCCAAGCAGCAGAACAACGTCAGCTTCGAGCTAGAGCAGAAGGCCCGCGACACCATGGTGGGCTGCGGGCTGGATGAGGCCATGACCTACTCGATGACCAGCATGCCCAGCGTGGCCGCCGTCAGCCCGGCGGACGCCGACCCGGCCCTGCACATGCGGGTCAGCAACCCCAACACCCCCGACCGCGAGTACATGCGGCGCTCGCTGCTGCCGGTGTTCCTTGAGGCGGTGGCGGGCAACCTGCGCGAGCAGGAGCGCGTGCTGCAGTTCGAGATCGGGCGCGTGTACCTGCGGCAGGAGGGCCAGGTGCTGCCCGCCGAGCCGCGCTACCTAGCCATCGCTATGGCCGGCCCGCGCACGCCGCTCAGCTGGCACCAGCGCGACGCCGGGGCGATCGACTTCTTCGACGTGAAGGGCGCGGTCGAGACCCTAGTCGAGCGCCTGCACATCGGCGACCAGGTCGAGTTCGCCCCGCTGGATGGCGACCCGCGGCTCCAGCCGGGCCGCGCCGCCGTGCTGCGCCGACGCGCCGCCCCCAGGGGCAAGGCCCCCGCCGAGCCGGGCGCGGTGCTGGGCGTGCTGGGCGAGCTGCACCCCGATGTGCGCGAGCGCCTGGGCATCGAGACGCGGCGCGTGGCCGTGGCCGAGCTGGACCTTGAGCAGCTGATCGCGCTCTCCGCGCCAGCCAAGTACCGCCCGATCTCGCGCTACCCCGCCACCATCCAGGATCTGGCCATGGTGGTGGAGACCGCCACCCCCGCCGACGCCGTGGCCCAGGCCATCCGCAAGTACGCCGGAAACACGCTTGAGTCGCTGGTGCTGTTCGACGTGTACCAGGGGCCGCAGGTGGGCGAGGGCAAGCAGAGCCTGGCCTACCGCCTGACCTTCCGCGCCCAGGACCGCACGCTGGGCGACGCCGACCTGGCCAAGATCCGCCAGAAGATCATCCGCGGCCTTGAGCACGACGTGAAGGCCACCATCCGCGCCTAG
- a CDS encoding response regulator: protein MNSAPPAPFLGRILVVDDEQYMCDVCSRTLQRSGYEVLTTCDPDAAVRLLQGELSFDLLLTDIKMPTMSGLDLAHIARDRDPAIAIIIMTGFASKENLQQSVQRGVADFLPKPFELDQLRLAVEQALHKRGLLQDNLRLRALEQMLAHSEALISTLNVQELGATLLRIALEQSGGQFGFVLVNAERPVTIASHAGAALLPGGRRLAQKATVQRRLQHSGDEPLGTMGGHEASYGIATALYAQGEITGVLVICYGQAPELRLGAQEELALLANHAGTALRNAVLYSQLDEAYARLKDLDKLKGEFIAVASHELRTPLSLVLGYTMMLRDQSTTDTQRDYLGRVLENGERIRGIVDDMISLRHLDMGQANLSADQIVLGDLLKDACSNLGPLAQEHALTLSFTPSQPPITLVSDREKVQLIAGHLISNAVRFTPPGGKIDVRASLQPVEQLKGHTPTGRELSRMWAVVEVEDTGVGIPEREQLRIFERFYQVEESLTREHGGIGLGLAIVRELTAVLGGIVWLQSKEGQGSTFTVALPVAS, encoded by the coding sequence ATGAATAGCGCGCCGCCCGCCCCATTTCTGGGGCGTATCCTTGTGGTGGACGACGAGCAGTATATGTGCGATGTGTGCTCGCGCACCCTGCAGCGCAGCGGCTACGAGGTGCTGACCACCTGCGACCCCGATGCGGCGGTGCGCCTGCTGCAGGGCGAGCTCTCCTTTGATCTGCTGCTCACCGACATCAAGATGCCCACCATGAGCGGCCTCGACCTCGCCCACATCGCACGCGATCGCGACCCCGCGATCGCTATCATTATTATGACGGGCTTTGCATCGAAGGAGAACCTGCAGCAGTCGGTGCAGCGCGGGGTCGCCGACTTCTTGCCCAAGCCCTTCGAGCTTGACCAGCTGCGCCTGGCGGTCGAGCAGGCCCTACACAAGCGCGGCCTGCTGCAGGACAACCTGCGCCTGCGCGCCCTTGAGCAGATGCTGGCGCATAGCGAGGCCCTGATCAGCACGCTGAATGTGCAGGAGCTGGGCGCGACGCTGCTGCGGATCGCCCTTGAGCAGAGCGGCGGCCAGTTTGGCTTTGTGCTGGTGAATGCCGAGCGCCCCGTCACCATCGCCTCGCACGCGGGCGCGGCCCTGCTGCCGGGCGGGCGGCGGCTGGCCCAGAAGGCCACCGTGCAGCGCCGCCTGCAGCACAGTGGCGACGAGCCGCTGGGCACCATGGGTGGCCACGAGGCCAGCTACGGCATCGCGACGGCGCTCTACGCCCAGGGCGAGATCACCGGCGTGCTGGTGATCTGCTATGGCCAGGCGCCCGAGCTGCGGCTTGGCGCGCAAGAGGAGCTGGCGCTGCTGGCCAACCACGCCGGCACCGCGCTGCGCAACGCCGTGCTCTACAGCCAGCTGGATGAGGCGTACGCCCGCCTGAAAGACCTCGACAAGCTCAAGGGCGAGTTTATCGCCGTGGCCTCGCACGAGCTGCGCACGCCGCTCTCGCTGGTGCTGGGCTACACCATGATGCTGCGCGACCAGTCGACCACCGATACCCAGCGCGACTACCTAGGCCGCGTGCTGGAAAATGGCGAGCGCATCCGTGGGATTGTCGATGACATGATTAGCCTGCGCCACCTTGACATGGGCCAGGCCAACCTGAGCGCCGACCAGATCGTGCTTGGCGATCTACTAAAGGATGCCTGTAGTAATCTTGGCCCGCTGGCCCAGGAGCACGCGCTGACGCTCTCCTTCACGCCCAGCCAGCCGCCGATCACGTTGGTGAGCGACCGCGAGAAGGTGCAGCTGATCGCCGGGCATCTGATCTCGAATGCGGTGCGCTTCACGCCGCCGGGCGGCAAGATCGATGTTCGCGCATCGCTTCAGCCGGTTGAACAGCTCAAGGGGCATACCCCAACGGGGCGTGAGCTGAGCCGCATGTGGGCAGTGGTGGAGGTCGAGGACACTGGCGTAGGCATCCCCGAGCGCGAGCAGCTGCGGATCTTCGAACGCTTCTACCAGGTCGAAGAGTCGCTCACCCGCGAGCACGGCGGCATCGGGCTCGGGCTTGCGATCGTGCGCGAGCTAACCGCAGTGTTGGGCGGTATAGTCTGGCTTCAGAGCAAAGAGGGGCAGGGCAGCACCTTCACGGTGGCCCTGCCCGTAGCATCGTAG
- a CDS encoding PspC domain-containing protein, producing MYTPTQRLMRSRNEKVIAGVAGGIARYLTVDPVFIRLAFIALSITGLGLLLYPILCVIMPLEPEGEAAYADPAAQASPADTDRRKHLLGYALLFVGALALASGKVALGMVLAKVLFPLIVIGIGVMLLARSR from the coding sequence ATGTATACACCAACACAGCGGCTTATGCGCAGCCGCAACGAGAAAGTGATCGCCGGAGTGGCCGGCGGCATCGCGCGCTACCTGACCGTCGACCCAGTGTTCATCCGCCTGGCCTTCATCGCGCTGAGCATCACCGGCCTGGGGCTGCTGCTCTACCCCATCCTGTGCGTGATCATGCCGCTGGAGCCAGAGGGCGAGGCCGCCTACGCCGACCCCGCCGCCCAGGCCAGCCCCGCCGACACCGACCGCCGCAAGCACCTGCTGGGCTACGCCCTGCTGTTTGTGGGCGCGCTGGCCCTGGCCAGCGGCAAGGTGGCGCTAGGCATGGTGCTAGCCAAGGTGCTGTTCCCCCTGATCGTGATCGGCATCGGCGTGATGCTGCTGGCCCGCAGCCGCTAG
- a CDS encoding bifunctional (p)ppGpp synthetase/guanosine-3',5'-bis(diphosphate) 3'-pyrophosphohydrolase — protein sequence MDLTTSIAAGGNDAISESHRSPSSSRRSSSANQLPPLVPKPDFAESPTAHELATRLLSYQRAGDMAGATMVRNAYAVAREAHEGQRRNSGEPYIDHPVAVANILLDLRMDPASISAALLHDVVEDTPITKEQITQFFGEEVAHLVDGVTKLTVLENQTKEEAQANSYRKMFIAMADDPRVVLVKLADRMHNMRTIGSMSTESQRRNARETLDIYAPLAHRLGIWQMKWELEDRSFQVLNPDKYYEISRQLAQRREMRERTVQRVIEKLRQVLGRENIQADITGRPKHIFSIYRKMERKGVSLDQIYDQLAVRVIVNSVGECYQVLGIAHTTWPPVPGEFDDYIANPKESMYQSLHTTVLIPGGQPCEIQIRTWEMHEISEHGIAAHWRYKEGFGRRDTSFEHKLAWLRGLIDWRRDLDDAKEFVESLKSEELEEQVYVFSPRGKIIDLPLGSTPIDFAYRIHSQIGNSCVGAKVNNRMVPLDYQLKSGEIIEIMTSKTVRGPSRDWLNFVRTNSARAHIRRYFKKMRRDENETAGRDLLEKELKKFGLSVPFDQIAQIVGSKTIEDVFALIGSGDTTARAVGQKVLQQQAAQAADLAQIPQVAPAPERRADPKGIQVRGADGVLTRLAKCCNPIIGEPIVGYVTRGKGITIHRADCHTILNERDQARLVEVTWGGGPKQQGFSVPVRIEAWDRVGLWRDITSVMADNGINIEEVRQVPTRKPDRAILMTLLTICSIPQLTMIIDKLNRLPDVIEARRENSGAVPAA from the coding sequence ATGGATCTAACCACCTCGATAGCGGCTGGTGGCAACGATGCCATATCAGAATCGCACCGTAGTCCCTCATCCTCCCGTCGTAGCTCCTCGGCCAACCAGCTTCCGCCACTTGTGCCGAAGCCCGATTTTGCCGAAAGCCCGACGGCGCACGAGCTTGCCACAAGGCTGCTCTCCTATCAGCGCGCTGGCGATATGGCCGGTGCCACGATGGTGCGAAACGCCTATGCCGTCGCCCGCGAGGCCCACGAGGGCCAGCGCCGCAACTCCGGCGAGCCATACATCGATCACCCGGTCGCCGTCGCCAACATCCTCCTCGACCTGCGCATGGACCCCGCCTCGATCTCAGCAGCCCTCCTCCACGATGTCGTCGAAGATACCCCCATCACCAAAGAGCAGATCACCCAGTTCTTTGGCGAAGAGGTCGCGCATCTGGTGGATGGTGTCACCAAGCTGACCGTGCTGGAGAACCAGACCAAGGAGGAGGCCCAGGCCAACAGCTACCGCAAGATGTTCATCGCCATGGCCGACGACCCGCGCGTGGTGCTGGTGAAGCTGGCCGACCGCATGCACAACATGCGCACCATCGGCTCCATGTCCACCGAGAGCCAGCGGCGCAACGCCCGCGAGACGCTGGACATCTACGCCCCGCTGGCCCACCGCCTGGGCATCTGGCAGATGAAGTGGGAGCTTGAGGACCGCTCGTTCCAGGTGCTCAACCCCGACAAATACTACGAGATCAGCCGCCAGCTGGCCCAGCGCCGCGAGATGCGCGAGCGCACCGTGCAGCGCGTGATCGAGAAGCTGCGCCAGGTGCTGGGCCGCGAGAACATCCAGGCCGACATCACAGGCCGCCCCAAGCATATCTTCTCGATCTACCGCAAGATGGAGCGCAAGGGCGTCAGCCTCGACCAGATCTACGACCAGCTGGCCGTGCGCGTGATCGTGAACAGCGTGGGCGAGTGCTACCAGGTGCTGGGCATCGCCCACACCACATGGCCCCCCGTGCCCGGCGAGTTCGACGACTACATCGCCAACCCCAAGGAGAGCATGTACCAGTCGCTCCACACCACCGTGCTCATCCCCGGCGGCCAGCCCTGCGAGATCCAGATCCGCACCTGGGAGATGCACGAGATCTCCGAGCACGGCATCGCGGCCCACTGGCGCTACAAAGAGGGCTTCGGGCGGCGCGACACCTCGTTCGAGCACAAGCTGGCCTGGCTGCGCGGCCTGATCGACTGGCGGCGCGACCTCGACGACGCCAAGGAGTTCGTCGAGTCGCTCAAGTCCGAGGAGCTGGAGGAGCAGGTCTATGTGTTCTCGCCCAGGGGCAAGATCATCGATCTGCCGCTTGGCTCCACCCCGATCGACTTCGCCTACCGCATCCACTCGCAGATCGGCAACTCTTGCGTGGGCGCGAAGGTCAACAACCGCATGGTGCCGCTGGACTACCAGCTGAAGAGCGGCGAGATCATCGAGATCATGACCTCGAAGACGGTGCGCGGCCCCAGCCGCGACTGGCTGAACTTCGTGCGCACCAACAGCGCCCGCGCCCACATCCGCCGCTACTTCAAGAAGATGCGCCGCGATGAGAACGAGACCGCTGGCCGCGACCTGCTGGAAAAAGAGCTGAAGAAGTTCGGCCTGTCGGTGCCCTTCGACCAGATCGCCCAGATCGTCGGCTCGAAGACGATCGAGGACGTGTTCGCCCTGATCGGCAGCGGCGACACCACCGCCCGCGCCGTGGGCCAGAAGGTGCTGCAGCAGCAGGCCGCCCAGGCCGCCGACCTCGCCCAGATCCCGCAGGTGGCCCCCGCGCCCGAGCGCCGCGCCGACCCCAAGGGCATCCAGGTGCGCGGCGCGGATGGCGTGCTCACCCGCCTGGCCAAGTGCTGCAACCCGATCATCGGCGAGCCGATCGTGGGCTATGTGACGCGCGGCAAGGGCATCACCATCCACCGCGCCGACTGTCACACCATCCTCAACGAGCGCGACCAGGCCCGGCTGGTCGAGGTCACCTGGGGCGGCGGGCCGAAGCAGCAGGGCTTCTCGGTGCCGGTGCGGATCGAGGCCTGGGACCGCGTGGGCCTCTGGCGCGACATCACCAGCGTGATGGCCGACAACGGCATCAACATCGAAGAGGTACGCCAGGTGCCCACCCGCAAGCCCGACCGCGCGATCCTGATGACTCTCCTCACTATCTGCTCCATCCCCCAGCTCACCATGATCATCGACAAGCTCAACCGCCTGCCCGACGTGATCGAGGCGCGGCGCGAGAACAGCGGCGCGGTGCCCGCCGCCTAG
- the pheS gene encoding phenylalanine--tRNA ligase subunit alpha, which translates to MSDDLKALQERALGALAAANDAAALAEWKTSFLGKKGELSQLSRGLGALTPEERPAAGQAFNAVRQALEAAMDETEQRVKQAARASDFAQDEVDVTLPGRSPSVGRIHPINQTIREIIDIFGDMGFQVWESPEIETDEVNYGLLNFPPEHPARDMQDTFYVDTPPDAEKLVLRTHTSGGQIHAMRRFAPEPVRVLLPGKVYRNEQVSARSEMQFSQFEFLAVGKGITLADLKGTLGAMAERLFGEGTKVRLRPSYFPFTEPSAEMDVTCFLCGGKGCRICKHSGWLEIGGCGMVHPNVLRNGGYDPAVYSGFAGGFGPERISLLKYGIDDIRWFLSGDERLIQQFG; encoded by the coding sequence CTGAGCGACGATCTGAAGGCGCTGCAGGAGCGCGCCCTAGGGGCGCTGGCGGCGGCGAACGACGCGGCGGCGCTGGCCGAGTGGAAGACCAGCTTCCTGGGCAAGAAGGGCGAGCTTTCACAGCTGAGCCGGGGCCTAGGCGCGCTGACGCCGGAGGAGCGCCCGGCGGCGGGGCAGGCGTTCAACGCGGTGCGGCAGGCGCTGGAGGCCGCGATGGACGAGACCGAGCAGCGCGTGAAGCAGGCGGCGCGGGCCTCCGACTTCGCGCAGGATGAGGTGGACGTGACGCTGCCGGGGCGCAGCCCGAGCGTGGGCCGCATCCACCCGATCAACCAGACCATCCGCGAGATCATCGATATCTTCGGCGATATGGGCTTCCAGGTGTGGGAGAGCCCCGAGATCGAGACCGACGAGGTGAACTACGGCCTGCTGAACTTCCCGCCGGAGCACCCGGCGCGCGACATGCAGGACACGTTTTATGTCGACACGCCGCCAGATGCCGAGAAGCTGGTGCTGCGCACGCACACCTCGGGCGGGCAGATCCACGCCATGCGGCGCTTCGCGCCCGAGCCGGTGCGCGTGCTGCTGCCGGGCAAGGTCTACCGCAACGAGCAGGTGTCGGCGCGGTCGGAGATGCAGTTCAGCCAGTTCGAGTTCCTGGCGGTGGGCAAGGGCATCACCCTGGCCGACCTGAAGGGCACGCTGGGCGCGATGGCCGAGCGGCTGTTCGGCGAGGGCACCAAGGTGCGGCTGCGGCCCTCCTACTTCCCGTTCACCGAGCCGAGCGCGGAGATGGATGTGACCTGCTTCCTGTGTGGGGGCAAGGGCTGCCGGATCTGCAAGCACAGCGGCTGGCTGGAGATCGGCGGCTGCGGCATGGTGCACCCGAACGTGCTGCGCAACGGCGGCTACGACCCGGCGGTATACAGCGGGTTCGCGGGCGGCTTCGGGCCGGAGCGGATCAGCCTGCTGAAGTATGGGATCGACGACATCCGCTGGTTCCTGAGCGGCGACGAGCGGCTGATCCAGCAGTTTGGATGA
- a CDS encoding translation initiation factor IF-3 — protein sequence MFCLLNRRSAAIRDRLRINNRIRAREVRVIDDENNQLGILLLRDALALAEERGLDLVEVAPNAVPPVCRLMDHGKYRYEQTKKEREARKNQKQVEIKQIRLEPKTDSHDIDVKTGQARRFLLEGDKVKFNLRFRGREIVHQEIGREILERIAENLRDIAIVEQRPLMEGKVLSLTLAPNQKAKTQQSQRQPKENAERPARPSPSVETDGAEEENED from the coding sequence TTGTTTTGTCTCTTGAACAGAAGGAGCGCTGCGATTAGAGACCGGCTTCGCATCAACAACCGCATCCGCGCGCGCGAGGTTCGCGTGATCGACGACGAGAATAACCAGCTTGGTATTCTCCTCCTGCGCGATGCTTTGGCTTTGGCTGAGGAACGTGGGCTCGACCTTGTCGAGGTCGCGCCAAATGCTGTGCCGCCCGTGTGCCGCCTGATGGACCACGGGAAGTACCGCTATGAGCAGACAAAGAAGGAACGAGAGGCACGGAAGAATCAGAAGCAGGTTGAGATTAAGCAGATCCGCCTAGAGCCAAAGACCGACTCGCATGATATTGATGTGAAGACAGGCCAGGCGCGGCGTTTCCTGCTGGAAGGCGACAAAGTCAAGTTCAACCTGCGGTTCCGTGGCCGCGAGATCGTCCACCAGGAAATTGGGCGCGAGATCCTGGAGCGGATTGCGGAGAACCTCCGCGATATCGCAATCGTCGAGCAGCGCCCGCTCATGGAAGGGAAAGTGCTGTCACTTACGCTGGCGCCTAATCAAAAGGCTAAGACTCAGCAATCACAGCGCCAACCCAAAGAAAATGCCGAGCGCCCCGCCCGGCCATCGCCCTCGGTAGAAACCGACGGGGCAGAGGAAGAGAACGAGGATTAG
- the rpmI gene encoding 50S ribosomal protein L35, with protein sequence MKTHKGASKRFKVTGTGKLVHQQGRRGHFRRRKATRLLQQLDKLKAIPETSERAIRAALPYGPIR encoded by the coding sequence ATGAAAACGCACAAGGGTGCATCCAAGCGCTTCAAGGTGACGGGCACCGGCAAGCTGGTTCACCAGCAGGGCCGCCGCGGCCACTTCCGCCGCCGCAAGGCCACCCGCCTGCTGCAGCAGCTGGACAAGCTGAAGGCCATCCCCGAGACCAGCGAGCGCGCCATCCGCGCCGCGCTGCCCTACGGCCCGATCCGCTAA